One segment of Macrotis lagotis isolate mMagLag1 chromosome 1, bilby.v1.9.chrom.fasta, whole genome shotgun sequence DNA contains the following:
- the PHC2 gene encoding polyhomeotic-like protein 2 isoform X5 codes for MTSGNGNSASSITGTAPQNGENKPPQAIVKPQILTHVIEGFVIQEGAEPFPVGRSSLLVGNLKKKYAQGLLPEKLPQQENTTTTDSEMEEPYLQESKEEGTPLKLKCELCGRVDFAYKFKRSKRFCSMACAKRYNVGCTKRVGLFHSDRSKLQKPGAAPHNRRRASKASLPALPKDAKKQPAGAVPLSVTAALQLTHSQEDSSRCSDNSSYEEPLSPISASSSTSRRRQGQRDLELPDMHMRDLVGVGHHFLPSEPTKWNVEDVYEFIRSLPGCQEIAEEFRAQEIDGQALLLLKEDHLMSAMNIKLGPALKIYARISMLKDS; via the exons ATGACCTCAGGGAACGGAAACTCTGCCTCCAGCATCACTGGCACTGCCCCCCAGAATGGTGAGAATAAACCACCACAGGCCATTGTGAAACCCCAAATCCTGACGCATGTTATCGAAGGGTTTGTGATCCAGGAGGGGGCGGAGCCTTTCCCG GTGGGACGCTCGTCCCTGCTGGTGGGGAACCTTAAGAAGAAGTATGCACAAGGGCTTTTGCCTGAGAAACTCCCACAGCAAGAGAACACCACCACCACTGATTCAGAAATGGAGGAGCCCTATCTGCAAG AATCCAAAGAGGAGGGGACTCCCCTCAAACTCAAGTGTGAACTTTGTGGTCGAGTGGACTTTGCCTACAAGTTCAAACGTTCCAAACGCTTCTGTTCTATGGCTTGTGCCAAGAG GTACAATGTGGGCTGTACCAAGCGTGTGGGACTCTTCCACTCAGACCGCAGCAAGCTGCAGAAACCAGGGGCTGCTCCCCACAACCGCCGACGGGCCAGCAAGGCGAGCCTGCCAGCGCTGCCCAAGGACGCCAAGAAGCAG CCTGCAGGGGCCGTGCCGCTCTCAGTCACAGCTGCTCTGCAGCTAACCCACAGCCAAGAAGACTCGAGTCGCTGCTCGGATAACTCAAGCTATGAGGAGCCCCTGTCCCCCATCTCTGCCAGCTCCTCCACCTCACGGCGGCGCCAGGGCCAGCGGGACCTGGAGCTCCCAGACATGCACATGAGGGACCTGGTGGGGGTTGGGCACCACTTCTTACCTAGTGAACCCACCAAATGGAATGTGGAAGATGTCTATGAGTTCATCCGTTCTCTGCCAG GCTGCCAGGAGATTGCAGAAGAGTTTCGTGCCCAGGAGATCGATGGGCAGGCCCTGTTATTGCTCAAGGAAGACCATTTGATGAGTGCCATGAATATCAAGCTGGGGCCCGCTCTGAAGATCTATGCCCGCATCAGCATGCTCAAAGACTCCTAG